The Cucumis melo cultivar AY chromosome 5, USDA_Cmelo_AY_1.0, whole genome shotgun sequence genome has a segment encoding these proteins:
- the LOC107990547 gene encoding uncharacterized protein LOC107990547, translating into MVLAQAEFAFNNMKNRTTGKCLSEIVYTKALRLTFDLTSLPKEVKIQEEAERLQKLHTGVSDLITKTTESYKEEKNETRKEVHFQVEDFVMAHLKKNRFLIGTYGKLKDKQIGPCRILAKYEPNADKIKLPEGFNISPIFNVTDLRSYNASDGFQLS; encoded by the coding sequence ATGGTACTTGCCCAAGCTGAATTTGCTTTTAACAATATGAAGAATAGAACTACAGGTAAATGCCTCTCTGAGATCGTGTATACCAAGGCATTGAGGCTTACATTTGACCTAACTAGCCTTCCTAAAGAAGTAAAAATCCAAGAAGAAGCTGAAAGACTACAAAAGCTCCACACCGGAGTCAGTGATCTCATCACTAAGACTACCGAATCCTACAAAGAAGAGAAGAATGAGACGAGAAAGGAGGTTCATTTCCAAGTTGAAGATTTTGTAATGGCCCATTTGAAGAAGAATAGGTTCCTAATTGGAACTTATGGAAAGCTGAAAGATAAACAAATTGGCCCATGTAGAATACTTGCTAAATATGAGCCAAATGCCGACAAGATTAAACTACCTGAAGGATTCAACATCAGCCCAATTTTCAATGTAACAGACCTTAGAAGCTACAATGCATCAGATGGGTTCCAACTCTCTTGA